From Camelus dromedarius isolate mCamDro1 chromosome 23, mCamDro1.pat, whole genome shotgun sequence, a single genomic window includes:
- the ADAR gene encoding double-stranded RNA-specific adenosine deaminase isoform X2 encodes MDPRQGCSLNKYHPHPVQGYEHSNLRHQQPGLGSHPNSFQLQQIEFLKGRLTEVPLIGKQTPSLPPFFPGLQPRFPGPPARVRQQEIWGVPRGVPLRSQVLPRSFQHPSPRGWVRPWRGIDRLSSHFQELTISQEQRILGLLEELGEGKVTTAHDLARKLQAPKKEINHILYSLAEKGKLHREAGTPPLWRTAAPAQAWSQPRQVSRADSHSQRVPSTDPSWETGDRSPTSGLEDPPEPLDMAEIKEKICDYLFNVSNSSALNLAKNIGFTKARDVNAVLIDLERQGDVYRQGTTPPIWYLTDKKRERIQIKRNMNSVPETTQAAIPETRKVTELPTCHLAVSDTSNSTVTTEKVENGQEPVVKLEPKQEVTPEPIKLKPPAHEHGPPRTGYVDFENGQWATDDIPDDLNSIHAAPGEFRAIMEMPSFYSHGLPRCSPYKKLTECQLKNPISGLLEYAQFASQTCEFNLIEQSGPPHEPRFKFQVVISGREFPPAEAGSKKVAKQDAAMKAMTILLEEAKAKDSGRSEESYYSSSEKESEKTAESQTTTPSATSFLSGKNPVTTLLECVHKLGSSCEFRLLSREGPAHDPKFQYCVAMGTHTFPTASAPSKKAAKQMAAEEAMKALHGEATNSTSSDDQPGSTNTESFDNLESVMPNKVRRIGELVRYLNTNPVGGLLEYARSHGFAAEFKLVDQSGPPHEPKFVYQAKVGGRWFPAVCAHSKKQGKQEAADAALRVLIGENEKAERMGFTEVTPVTGASLRRTMLLLSRSPEAQPKTLPLTGSTFHDQIAMLSHRCFNALTNSFQPSLLGRKILAAIIMKKDSDDLGVVVSLGTGNRCVKGDSLSLKGETVNDCHAEIISRRGFIRFLYSELMKYNPQTAKDSIFEPAKGGEKLQIKKTVSFHLYISTAPCGDGALFDKSCSDRAVESTDSRHYPVFENPKQGKLRTKVENGEGTIPVESSDIVPTWDGIRLGERLRTMSCSDKILRWNVLGLQGALLTHFLQPVYLKSVTLGYLFSQGHLTRAICCRVTRDGSAFEDGLRHPFIVNHPKVGRVSVYDSKRQSGKTKETSVNWCLADGYDLEILDGTRGTVDGPRNELSRVSKKNIFLLFKKLCSFRYRRDLLRLSYGEAKKAARDYETAKNYFKKSLKDMGYGNWISKPQEEKNFYLCPV; translated from the exons ATGGACCCGAGGCAG GGGTGTTCCCTCAACAAATATCACCCCCATCCAGTTCAAGGCTATGAGCACAGCAATCTCAGACACCAGCAGCCGGGGCTGGGATCTCATCCTAATAGTTTCCAGCTCCAGCAAATAGAGTTTCTCAAGGGGCGGCTCACAGAAGTACCCTTAATTGGAAAGCAGACACCGTCACTGCCACCGTTCTTCCCTGGACTCCAGCCAAGGTTTCCAGGACCACCTGCCAGAGTCAGGCAACAAGAGATCTGGGGTGTCCCCAGGGGAGTGCCTCTCAGAAGTCAGGTGCTCCCGAGAAGTTTCCAGCATCCTTCCCCACGTGGCTGGGTTCGTCCATGGAGAGGCATTGATAGGCTCTCCTCACATTTCCAGGAACTGACTATCAGCCAGGAACAAAGGATCTTGGGGCTCTTGGAGGAGCTTGGGGAAGGGAAGGTCACCACAGCGCATGATCTGGCTAGGAAGCTCCAAGCCCCAAAGAAGGAAATCAATCACATCTTATACTCTCTGGCAGAAAAGGGTAAGCTGCATCGGGAGGCAGGAACGCCACCTCTGTGGAGAACTGCAGCACCAGCTCAGGCTTGGAGCCAGCCCAGGCAAGTATCAAGAGCAGACAGCCACAGCCAGAGAGTCCCAAGCACAGACCCCAGTTGGGAAACTGGGGACAGAAGCCCCACATCTGGTTTAGAAGATCCTCCTGAGCCTCTCGACATGGCTGAGATCAAGGAAAAGATCTGCGACTACCTGTTTAATGTGTCCAACTCCTCTGCCCTGAATTTGGCTAAAAACATTGGCTTCACCAAGGCCCGAGATGTGAATGCCGTGCTGATTGACttggagaggcagggagatgtCTATAGGCAAGGGACGACCCCTCCCATATGGTATTTGACTGACAAGAAGCGGGAGAGGATACAAATCAAGAGAAACATGAACAGTGTTCCCGAAACCACTCAAGCTGCTATCCCGGAGACCAGAAAAGTCACAGAGCTCCCCACCTGCCACTTAGCCGTGTCAGACACCTCAAACAGCACGGTCACCACAGAAAAAGTGGAGAATGGGCAGGAACCTGTTGTAAAGTTAGAACCTAAGCAAGAAGTCACACCAGAACCAATAAAACTGAAACCACCTGCTCATGAACACGGCCCCCCAAGAACAGGGTATGTTGACTTTGAAAATGGCCAGTGGGCCACAGATGACATCCCCGATGACTTGAACAGTATCCACGCAGCACCAGGTGAGTTTCGAGCCATCATGGAGATGCCCTCCTTCTACAGTCATGGCCTGCCACGGTGTTCACCCTACAAGAAGCTGACCGAGTGCCAGCTGAAGAACCCCATCAGCGGGCTGTTAGAATATGCTCAGTTCGCTAGTCAGACCTGTGAGTTCAACCTGATAGAACAGAGCGGACCACCCCATGAACCTCG ATTTAAATTCCAAGTTGTCATCAGTGGCCGAGAGTTTCCCCCAGCTGAAGCTGGCAGCAAGAAAGTGGCCAAGCAGGATGCAGCTATGAAAGCCATGACAATTCTGCTTGAGGAAGCGAAAGCCAAGGACAGTGGAAGATCAGAAGAATCCTACTACTCCTCCTCGGAGAAAGAGTCAGAGAAG ACTGCAGAGTCCCAGACTACCACCCCTTCAGCAACATCCTTCCTTTCTGGGAAGAACCCCGTCACCACACTGCTTGAGTGTGTGCACAAGCTGGGGAGCTCCTGTGAATTCCGCCTCCTATCCAGAGAAGGCCCTGCCCATGACCCCAA GTTCCAGTACTGTGTTGCAATGGGAACCCATACTTTCCCCACTGCGAGTGCCCCCAGCAAGAAAGCGGCAAAGCAGATGGCTGCAGAGGAGGCCATGAAGGCCCTGCACGGGGAGGCAACCAACTCGACATCTTCTGATGACCAG CCCGGAAGCACGAACACGGAATCATTTGATAACCTGGAATCTGTGATGCCCAACAAGGTCCGGAGGATTGGTGAGCTCGTCAGATACCTGAACACCAACCCCGTGGGCGGCCTGTTGGAGTACGCCCGCTCCCACGGCTTCGCGGCTGAGTTCAAGCTGGTCGACCAGTCCGGGCCTCCTCATGAGCCCAA GTTCGTTTACCAAGCGAAAGTTGGGGGGCGCTGGTTCCCAGCCGTCTGCGCGCACAGCAAGAAACAAGGCAAGCAGGAAGCGGCAGATGCGGCTCTGCGCGTCTTGATCGGGGAGAACGAGAAGGCAGAGCGCATGGGTTTCACAGAGGTAACCCCAGTGACAGGGGCCAGTCTCAGAAGAACTATGCTCCTCCTCTCAAGGTCCCCAGAGGCACAGCCAAAGACA CTTCCTCTCACGGGCAGCACCTTCCACGACCAGATAGCCATGCTGAGCCACCGGTGCTTCAACGCCCTCACCAACAGTTTCCAGCCCTCCTTGCTTGGCCGCAAGATCCTGGCTGCCATCATCATGAAGAAAGACTCTGACGACCTGGGTGTCGTGGTCAGCCTGGGGACAG GGAATCGCTGTGTGAAAGGAGATTCTCTGAGCCTAAAGGGAGAAACCGTCAACGACTGCCACGCAGAGATCATCTCCCGGAGAGGCTTCATCAG GTTTCTCTACAGCGAGTTAATGAAATACAACCCCCAGACCGCGAAGGACAGTATATTCGAGCCTGCTAAGGGAGGAGAAAAGCTCCAAATAAAAAAGACCGTGTCGTTCCATCTCTATATCAG CACGGCCCCGTGTGGGGATGGTGCCCTCTTTGACAAGTCCTGCAGTGACCGGGCTGTGGAGAGCACAGACTCCCGCCACTACCCTGTCTTTGAGAATCCCAAGCAGGGCAAGCTCCGCACCAAAGTGGAGAACG GAGAAGGCACGATCCCAGTGGAGTCCAGTGACATCGTGCCTACGTGGGACGGCATTCGCCTCGGGGAGAGACTCCGAACCATGTCCTGTAGTGACAAAATCCTACGCTGGAACGTGCTGGGCCTACAGGGGGCGCTGTTGACCCACTTCCTGCAGCCTGTGTATCTCAAATCAGTCACACTGG GTTACCTTTTCAGCCAAGGGCATCTGACCCGGGCCATTTGCTGTCGTGTGACAAGAGATGGGAGTGCATTTGAGGATGGACTACGACACCCCTTTATCGTCAACCACCCCAAG GTTGGCCGAGTCAGTGTATACGATTCCAAGAGGCAGTCCGGGAAGACCAAGGAGACAAGCGTCAACTGGTGTTTGGCTGACGGCTATGACCTAGAGATCCTGGATGGGACCAGAGGCACCGTGGATGG GCCACGGAATGAATTGTCCCGGGTCtccaaaaagaacatttttcttctatttaagaAGCTCTGCTCCTTCCGGTACCGCAGGGATCTACTTAGACTCTCCTATGGTGAGGCCAAGAAAGCTGCCCGTGA
- the ADAR gene encoding double-stranded RNA-specific adenosine deaminase isoform X4 produces MDPRQGCSLNKYHPHPVQGYEHSNLRHQQPGLGSHPNSFQLQQIEFLKGRLTEVPLIGKQTPSLPPFFPGLQPRFPGPPARVRQQEIWGVPRGVPLRSQVLPRSFQHPSPRGWVRPWRGIDRLSSHFQELTISQEQRILGLLEELGEGKVTTAHDLARKLQAPKKEINHILYSLAEKGKLHREAGTPPLWRTAAPAQAWSQPRQVSRADSHSQRVPSTDPSWETGDRSPTSGLEDPPEPLDMAEIKEKICDYLFNVSNSSALNLAKNIGFTKARDVNAVLIDLERQGDVYRQGTTPPIWYLTDKKRERIQIKRNMNSVPETTQAAIPETRKVTELPTCHLAVSDTSNSTVTTEKVENGQEPVVKLEPKQEVTPEPIKLKPPAHEHGPPRTGYVDFENGQWATDDIPDDLNSIHAAPGEFRAIMEMPSFYSHGLPRCSPYKKLTECQLKNPISGLLEYAQFASQTCEFNLIEQSGPPHEPRFKFQVVISGREFPPAEAGSKKVAKQDAAMKAMTILLEEAKAKDSGRSEESYYSSSEKESEKTAESQTTTPSATSFLSGKNPVTTLLECVHKLGSSCEFRLLSREGPAHDPKFQYCVAMGTHTFPTASAPSKKAAKQMAAEEAMKALHGEATNSTSSDDQPGSTNTESFDNLESVMPNKVRRIGELVRYLNTNPVGGLLEYARSHGFAAEFKLVDQSGPPHEPKFVYQAKVGGRWFPAVCAHSKKQGKQEAADAALRVLIGENEKAERMGFTELPLTGSTFHDQIAMLSHRCFNALTNSFQPSLLGRKILAAIIMKKDSDDLGVVVSLGTGNRCVKGDSLSLKGETVNDCHAEIISRRGFIRFLYSELMKYNPQTAKDSIFEPAKGGEKLQIKKTVSFHLYISTAPCGDGALFDKSCSDRAVESTDSRHYPVFENPKQGKLRTKVENGEGTIPVESSDIVPTWDGIRLGERLRTMSCSDKILRWNVLGLQGALLTHFLQPVYLKSVTLGYLFSQGHLTRAICCRVTRDGSAFEDGLRHPFIVNHPKVGRVSVYDSKRQSGKTKETSVNWCLADGYDLEILDGTRGTVDGPRNELSRVSKKNIFLLFKKLCSFRYRRDLLRLSYGEAKKAARDYETAKNYFKKSLKDMGYGNWISKPQEEKNFYLCPV; encoded by the exons ATGGACCCGAGGCAG GGGTGTTCCCTCAACAAATATCACCCCCATCCAGTTCAAGGCTATGAGCACAGCAATCTCAGACACCAGCAGCCGGGGCTGGGATCTCATCCTAATAGTTTCCAGCTCCAGCAAATAGAGTTTCTCAAGGGGCGGCTCACAGAAGTACCCTTAATTGGAAAGCAGACACCGTCACTGCCACCGTTCTTCCCTGGACTCCAGCCAAGGTTTCCAGGACCACCTGCCAGAGTCAGGCAACAAGAGATCTGGGGTGTCCCCAGGGGAGTGCCTCTCAGAAGTCAGGTGCTCCCGAGAAGTTTCCAGCATCCTTCCCCACGTGGCTGGGTTCGTCCATGGAGAGGCATTGATAGGCTCTCCTCACATTTCCAGGAACTGACTATCAGCCAGGAACAAAGGATCTTGGGGCTCTTGGAGGAGCTTGGGGAAGGGAAGGTCACCACAGCGCATGATCTGGCTAGGAAGCTCCAAGCCCCAAAGAAGGAAATCAATCACATCTTATACTCTCTGGCAGAAAAGGGTAAGCTGCATCGGGAGGCAGGAACGCCACCTCTGTGGAGAACTGCAGCACCAGCTCAGGCTTGGAGCCAGCCCAGGCAAGTATCAAGAGCAGACAGCCACAGCCAGAGAGTCCCAAGCACAGACCCCAGTTGGGAAACTGGGGACAGAAGCCCCACATCTGGTTTAGAAGATCCTCCTGAGCCTCTCGACATGGCTGAGATCAAGGAAAAGATCTGCGACTACCTGTTTAATGTGTCCAACTCCTCTGCCCTGAATTTGGCTAAAAACATTGGCTTCACCAAGGCCCGAGATGTGAATGCCGTGCTGATTGACttggagaggcagggagatgtCTATAGGCAAGGGACGACCCCTCCCATATGGTATTTGACTGACAAGAAGCGGGAGAGGATACAAATCAAGAGAAACATGAACAGTGTTCCCGAAACCACTCAAGCTGCTATCCCGGAGACCAGAAAAGTCACAGAGCTCCCCACCTGCCACTTAGCCGTGTCAGACACCTCAAACAGCACGGTCACCACAGAAAAAGTGGAGAATGGGCAGGAACCTGTTGTAAAGTTAGAACCTAAGCAAGAAGTCACACCAGAACCAATAAAACTGAAACCACCTGCTCATGAACACGGCCCCCCAAGAACAGGGTATGTTGACTTTGAAAATGGCCAGTGGGCCACAGATGACATCCCCGATGACTTGAACAGTATCCACGCAGCACCAGGTGAGTTTCGAGCCATCATGGAGATGCCCTCCTTCTACAGTCATGGCCTGCCACGGTGTTCACCCTACAAGAAGCTGACCGAGTGCCAGCTGAAGAACCCCATCAGCGGGCTGTTAGAATATGCTCAGTTCGCTAGTCAGACCTGTGAGTTCAACCTGATAGAACAGAGCGGACCACCCCATGAACCTCG ATTTAAATTCCAAGTTGTCATCAGTGGCCGAGAGTTTCCCCCAGCTGAAGCTGGCAGCAAGAAAGTGGCCAAGCAGGATGCAGCTATGAAAGCCATGACAATTCTGCTTGAGGAAGCGAAAGCCAAGGACAGTGGAAGATCAGAAGAATCCTACTACTCCTCCTCGGAGAAAGAGTCAGAGAAG ACTGCAGAGTCCCAGACTACCACCCCTTCAGCAACATCCTTCCTTTCTGGGAAGAACCCCGTCACCACACTGCTTGAGTGTGTGCACAAGCTGGGGAGCTCCTGTGAATTCCGCCTCCTATCCAGAGAAGGCCCTGCCCATGACCCCAA GTTCCAGTACTGTGTTGCAATGGGAACCCATACTTTCCCCACTGCGAGTGCCCCCAGCAAGAAAGCGGCAAAGCAGATGGCTGCAGAGGAGGCCATGAAGGCCCTGCACGGGGAGGCAACCAACTCGACATCTTCTGATGACCAG CCCGGAAGCACGAACACGGAATCATTTGATAACCTGGAATCTGTGATGCCCAACAAGGTCCGGAGGATTGGTGAGCTCGTCAGATACCTGAACACCAACCCCGTGGGCGGCCTGTTGGAGTACGCCCGCTCCCACGGCTTCGCGGCTGAGTTCAAGCTGGTCGACCAGTCCGGGCCTCCTCATGAGCCCAA GTTCGTTTACCAAGCGAAAGTTGGGGGGCGCTGGTTCCCAGCCGTCTGCGCGCACAGCAAGAAACAAGGCAAGCAGGAAGCGGCAGATGCGGCTCTGCGCGTCTTGATCGGGGAGAACGAGAAGGCAGAGCGCATGGGTTTCACAGAG CTTCCTCTCACGGGCAGCACCTTCCACGACCAGATAGCCATGCTGAGCCACCGGTGCTTCAACGCCCTCACCAACAGTTTCCAGCCCTCCTTGCTTGGCCGCAAGATCCTGGCTGCCATCATCATGAAGAAAGACTCTGACGACCTGGGTGTCGTGGTCAGCCTGGGGACAG GGAATCGCTGTGTGAAAGGAGATTCTCTGAGCCTAAAGGGAGAAACCGTCAACGACTGCCACGCAGAGATCATCTCCCGGAGAGGCTTCATCAG GTTTCTCTACAGCGAGTTAATGAAATACAACCCCCAGACCGCGAAGGACAGTATATTCGAGCCTGCTAAGGGAGGAGAAAAGCTCCAAATAAAAAAGACCGTGTCGTTCCATCTCTATATCAG CACGGCCCCGTGTGGGGATGGTGCCCTCTTTGACAAGTCCTGCAGTGACCGGGCTGTGGAGAGCACAGACTCCCGCCACTACCCTGTCTTTGAGAATCCCAAGCAGGGCAAGCTCCGCACCAAAGTGGAGAACG GAGAAGGCACGATCCCAGTGGAGTCCAGTGACATCGTGCCTACGTGGGACGGCATTCGCCTCGGGGAGAGACTCCGAACCATGTCCTGTAGTGACAAAATCCTACGCTGGAACGTGCTGGGCCTACAGGGGGCGCTGTTGACCCACTTCCTGCAGCCTGTGTATCTCAAATCAGTCACACTGG GTTACCTTTTCAGCCAAGGGCATCTGACCCGGGCCATTTGCTGTCGTGTGACAAGAGATGGGAGTGCATTTGAGGATGGACTACGACACCCCTTTATCGTCAACCACCCCAAG GTTGGCCGAGTCAGTGTATACGATTCCAAGAGGCAGTCCGGGAAGACCAAGGAGACAAGCGTCAACTGGTGTTTGGCTGACGGCTATGACCTAGAGATCCTGGATGGGACCAGAGGCACCGTGGATGG GCCACGGAATGAATTGTCCCGGGTCtccaaaaagaacatttttcttctatttaagaAGCTCTGCTCCTTCCGGTACCGCAGGGATCTACTTAGACTCTCCTATGGTGAGGCCAAGAAAGCTGCCCGTGA